One window of Medicago truncatula cultivar Jemalong A17 chromosome 2, MtrunA17r5.0-ANR, whole genome shotgun sequence genomic DNA carries:
- the LOC11434820 gene encoding protein PELPK1, translating into MASINFWSFILSLLLITFSSMTSIEGARNLVELPPLPNLPVPLPITQPQLPTIPNLGVPTLPQVPTVPQIPQIPTVPGVPQIPQIPGVPGVPKP; encoded by the coding sequence atggcTTCCATCAATTTCTGGTCATTCATTTTATCACTTTTACTCATAACATTTTCATCAATGACAAGTATTGAAGGAGCACGTAACCTTGTTGAGTTGCCACCACTACCTAATCTGCCAGTGCCATTGCCGATAACACAGCCACAATTGCCAACAATTCCAAACTTAGGTGTTCCAACTTTGCCTCAAGTACCAACTGTACCTCAAATTCCTCAGATTCCTACTGTTCCTGGTGTGCCACAAATTCCTCAGATTCCTGGTGTGCCTGGTGTGCCTAAACCAtaa